In one Solanum lycopersicum chromosome 11, SLM_r2.1 genomic region, the following are encoded:
- the LOC101259017 gene encoding uncharacterized protein, which produces MVRSEPALVPEWLRNTGSVTGGGSSNPHFATSSFHSDVTLSTLSSPNRSPRSVGDKDSPRSVFLDRSSSSNSRRSSSATSLKHPYSSFNRNHRDKNREREKERPVTVDLWDHDTSEPLGNILAGRVDKNSLSRSQSLVSRKPGEFLPHLKGGISSTYNSGNGIHSGGSSSFNGNQKAAFEKDFPSLGIEEREVTRVSSPGLSSAVQSLPIGNSALLGADKWTSALAEVPPIIGSIGMGSSASRQSVSVAPTPSTSSGTASLNMAKALSQAPPSARSTMQIPDKTQRLEELSIKQSRQLIPVIPSMPKVLVPSSADKSKQPKSIARTNEIVGIAKSMQQPSSSQLANQARNGQERAAAPATSHSKTLLVLKLGRENGVTSLSKEASTPANNTGNRLANCPPVVTSPTSRVASLETKAVALSLKPRFPAEKRYSLSQAQSRSDFFNLMRKKTSNSSTALPYSGMAPSNSREQSCLKTKDENSASLSPCVSENGSERTSNGYPHEAQNHVQRHNDVEENNSPINGSVYLNEKEVAFLRSLGWDENAAEEESLKEEEINAFYQEYMKLKPSLKAYKGAPPKCLVLPELHFATNPGNASSNSTSSESDA; this is translated from the exons ATGGTAAGGAGTGAACCAGCGTTAGTTCCAGAATGGTTGAGAAACACTGGAAGTGTTACTGGCGGTGGCTCTTCAAATCCCCACTTTGCAACCTCTTCTTTTCATTCAG ATGTTACTTTATCCACACTGTCTTCTCCCAATAGATCTCCTAGGAGTGTTGGTGACAAAGATAGCCCACGTTCTGTGTTTTTGGATCGCAGTTCATCATCGAATTCTAGGCGTAGCTCTAGTGCTACTAGTTTAAAGCATCCGTACAGTAGTTTTAATAGAAATCACCGTGATAAAAATCGGGAACGAGAGAAAGAAAGACCAGTTACTGTTGATCTTTGGGATCATGACACATCTGAACCTCTGGGGAACATCTTAGCTGGTAGAGTCGATAAGAACAGCTTGAGTCGCTCTCAGTCTCTGGTGTCCAGGAAACCTGGTGAGTTCTTGCCCCACTTGAAAGGTGGCATTAGTAGCACCTATAATAGTGGCAATGGTATTCATTCTGGGGGAAGTAGTAGTTTTAACGGTAACCAGAAGGCAGCATTTGAGAAAGATTTTCCTTCTCTTGGGATTGAAGAGAGGGAGGTAACCAGAGTTTCATCACCTGGTTTGAGCTCAGCAGTCCAAAGTTTGCCAATTGGGAACTCGGCTTTGCTTGGTGCTGATAAATGGACCTCAGCATTGGCAGAGGTGCCTCCTATAATTGGCAGCATTGGTATGGGGAGCTCAGCTTCTCGACAAAGTGTTTCTGTAGCTCCAACACCTAGCACTTCAAGTGGGACAGCTAGTCTTAACATGGCTAAAGCATTGTCGCAAGCACCGCCCAGTGCTCGTTCTACCATGCag ATCCCTGATAAGACACAGAGGCTTGAGGAATTATCTATAAAGCAATCCAGACAGTTGATACCTGTAATACCTTCAATGCCTAAAGTTTTG GTACCCAGTTCTGCTGATAAATCAAAGCAACCAAAATCCATAGCTAGGACAAATGAGATTGTTGGAATAGCTAAGAGTATGCAACAACCTTCTTCCTCTCAACTTGCTAATCAGGCTCGTAATGGACAAGAGAGAGCTGCGGCTCCAGCTACCTCTCATAGCAAAACTCTTCTGGTTCTGAAGTTAGGACGAGAAAATGGTGTCACCTCTCTGTCAAAAGAAGCATCAACTCCAGCTAACAACACTGGCAATAGACTAGCTAATTGCCCTCCTGTTGTGACCAGTCCAACTTCAAGGGTAGCTTCCCTTGAAACCAAGGCTGTCGCATTGTCACTGAAGCCACGGTTTCCTGCAGAGAAGAGATATTCTCTTTCTCAAGCCCAAAGCAGGAgtgattttttcaatttaatgaGGAAGAAGACTTCAAATTCTTCTACTGCCCTTCCATATTCTGGTATGGCTCCATCTAACAGTAGGGAGCAGTCTTGTCTCAAAACTAAAGATGAGAATAGTGCTTCTTTGAGTCCTTGTGTTTCCGAAAATGGAAGTGAGAGAACCAGCAATGGATACCCTCATGAAGCTCAAAACCATGTTCAAAGACATAATGATGTTGAGGAGAACAACTCGCCCATAAATGGATCGGTATATCTAAATGAAAAAGAGGTTGCTTTCCTACGTTCTCTTGGTTGGGATGAAAATGCTGCGGAAGAGGAAAGCCTGAAAGAGGAAGAAATTAATGCTTTTTATCAGGAG TACATGAAACTGAAGCCATCCTTGAAGGCTTACAAAGGTGCCCCGCCAAAGTGTTTGGTGCTTCCTGAGTTGCACTTTGCTACTAATCCTGGAAATGCCTCTTCCAATTCGACTTCATCTGAATCTGATGCTTGA